Proteins found in one Vagococcus carniphilus genomic segment:
- a CDS encoding beta-glucoside-specific PTS transporter subunit IIABC translates to MNHRELAEQIIEKMGGSTNISQSWHCITRLRFNIGSKDKIKIDDIKELDGVMGAQFQSGQFQVIIGSDVADVYQEVSDLLEGKEKAKETGQAGKQNMLDFVFDVISGIFTPILAAITGSGLLKGIMALLVFFNLLSDTSSTYIVLNGIADATFHFLPFLVGFSAANKFKTNPSIAVALAGILMYPTFMANAAGGEITSLKFIGLTIPMNSYASTVIPIILGVLLLSYVEKYAKKIVPNSLTIIFVPLISLLVTAPIMLAFIAPLGNLVGTYLEMFFTMLFDVAGPLAGALMGGLMPLIVITGMHYAFFPGTFASLDKFGYDIMLLPMNLVANLAQAGATLGVFFKTKDQKMKQVAISAFIPALFGITEPAIYGVTMKLKKPFYASMMGGAIGGAIFGTFAVKSFSFAVPGALAIPTYLEKGSNNFMFALIGILASFIVGFVATLIFKFDLGEETEQTPISSKEVKKESKILSPLSGTVKSLKECPDETFATEIVGKGLGVIPEEGLVVAPFDGTITMTTPTNHAIGIVSDTGVEMLVHVGIDTVSLDGNGFERLVEEGQKVSVGDSLLTFDIEVIKRHQLSLYSPIVITNTPNYLDVVPSVKENERVSRGKEEVLMVVN, encoded by the coding sequence ATGAACCATCGAGAGTTAGCTGAACAAATTATTGAAAAAATGGGTGGGTCGACCAATATCAGTCAGAGCTGGCATTGTATTACTAGATTAAGATTTAATATTGGAAGTAAAGATAAAATCAAAATAGATGATATTAAAGAGTTAGATGGTGTTATGGGAGCACAATTTCAAAGTGGGCAATTCCAAGTCATCATTGGAAGTGATGTGGCTGATGTTTACCAAGAGGTTAGTGATTTGCTAGAAGGAAAAGAAAAAGCAAAAGAAACAGGACAAGCTGGTAAACAAAATATGTTAGATTTTGTTTTTGATGTCATTTCGGGTATTTTTACACCGATATTAGCAGCTATTACAGGTAGCGGATTACTTAAAGGAATTATGGCACTACTTGTCTTTTTCAATCTTTTATCTGATACAAGTTCAACTTATATTGTTTTAAATGGGATTGCAGATGCGACGTTTCACTTTTTACCTTTCTTAGTCGGTTTTTCTGCAGCTAACAAATTTAAAACTAATCCATCGATTGCAGTAGCTTTGGCAGGAATTTTAATGTATCCAACCTTTATGGCAAATGCTGCAGGAGGTGAAATTACTAGTCTTAAATTTATCGGGTTAACAATTCCGATGAATAGTTACGCATCGACAGTTATTCCGATTATTCTAGGTGTTCTTTTATTAAGTTATGTTGAAAAATATGCGAAAAAAATTGTACCTAATTCATTGACGATTATTTTCGTACCTTTGATTAGTTTGCTTGTAACAGCACCAATCATGTTAGCTTTTATTGCTCCGTTAGGTAATTTGGTAGGAACTTATTTAGAAATGTTCTTTACAATGTTGTTTGATGTTGCTGGACCTTTAGCTGGAGCTTTGATGGGTGGATTAATGCCTTTAATTGTTATTACGGGTATGCATTATGCCTTTTTCCCAGGTACATTCGCTAGTTTAGATAAATTTGGCTACGACATTATGTTGTTACCGATGAATCTTGTTGCTAATCTAGCTCAAGCTGGTGCGACATTAGGTGTTTTCTTTAAAACAAAAGATCAAAAAATGAAACAAGTTGCTATTTCTGCTTTTATTCCTGCTTTATTTGGTATTACAGAACCGGCTATTTATGGTGTTACGATGAAATTAAAGAAACCTTTTTATGCCAGTATGATGGGCGGTGCAATTGGGGGAGCTATTTTCGGGACTTTTGCTGTTAAGAGTTTTAGTTTTGCTGTTCCAGGAGCTTTAGCTATTCCAACGTACTTAGAAAAAGGCTCAAACAACTTTATGTTTGCTTTAATTGGTATTTTAGCTAGTTTCATTGTGGGATTTGTTGCTACTTTAATTTTCAAATTTGATTTAGGAGAAGAAACAGAGCAGACACCTATCTCTTCAAAAGAAGTAAAAAAAGAAAGTAAAATTTTGTCTCCGTTAAGTGGAACTGTTAAGTCGTTAAAAGAATGCCCTGATGAAACGTTCGCTACTGAAATAGTTGGAAAAGGCTTGGGCGTTATACCAGAAGAAGGTCTTGTAGTTGCCCCATTTGATGGCACAATTACTATGACTACACCTACCAATCATGCAATTGGAATTGTTTCGGATACAGGTGTTGAAATGCTAGTTCATGTTGGAATCGATACGGTCAGTTTAGATGGTAATGGATTTGAGCGTCTAGTTGAAGAGGGACAAAAAGTGAGTGTAGGAGATTCTTTATTAACCTTTGATATTGAAGTCATTAAAAGACATCAATTAAGTTTATATTCACCAATTGTGATAACCAATACACCTAATTATTTGGATGTTGTTCCTTCTGTTAAAGAAAATGAACGAGTTAGCAGAGGAAAAGAAGAAGTATTAATGGTCGTTAACTAA
- a CDS encoding PRD domain-containing protein, which translates to MGSGPIYSTVKSLNNNLVLAHDEQQEEYVLFGKGIGFKKKKGDVIDTILVTKIFHAKEHQNISAIMENISADVLSVTEIIVDAGEKFLDKKLNPSLLISLADHIQNSINRQNEGGELPSSTLQWEIPFLYFNESRVGKKALKIIEENLDIQLPEMEAAFIALHFVNAQDGMESMDETMLITEITKSMVKTIQSLFDVSLNKESMNYSRFVTHIRYFMNRQLHNQDLATESNEKLYQIIQEQYPKSYACGLMIREMLSKQYGLSVSDDEMIYLIIHIERVVSETK; encoded by the coding sequence ATGGGGAGTGGTCCTATTTATTCTACGGTGAAATCATTAAATAATAATTTAGTATTAGCCCATGATGAACAACAAGAAGAATATGTATTATTTGGTAAGGGAATTGGTTTTAAAAAGAAAAAGGGGGACGTCATTGATACCATTTTAGTAACGAAGATATTTCATGCAAAAGAGCATCAAAATATTTCAGCTATTATGGAAAATATTTCAGCAGATGTTTTATCCGTTACAGAGATTATAGTTGATGCAGGTGAAAAATTTTTAGATAAAAAATTAAACCCAAGTTTGTTAATCTCTTTAGCAGATCATATTCAAAACTCAATTAATCGGCAAAATGAAGGTGGAGAACTACCAAGCAGTACGCTTCAATGGGAAATTCCATTTCTTTATTTTAATGAATCACGAGTTGGAAAAAAGGCGTTAAAAATTATTGAAGAAAACTTAGATATTCAACTTCCTGAAATGGAAGCAGCGTTTATCGCCCTCCATTTTGTTAATGCACAAGACGGAATGGAATCGATGGATGAAACAATGCTCATTACAGAAATTACTAAAAGTATGGTAAAAACGATTCAGTCTTTGTTTGATGTTTCTTTAAATAAGGAGAGTATGAATTATTCGAGATTTGTCACACATATTCGCTACTTCATGAATCGACAATTACATAATCAGGATTTAGCAACAGAATCAAATGAAAAGTTATACCAAATTATTCAAGAACAATATCCAAAAAGCTACGCGTGTGGCTTAATGATTCGAGAGATGTTGAGTAAACAATATGGCTTATCAGTTAGTGATGATGAGATGATTTACTTAATTATACATATCGAACGAGTTGTTTCAGAAACTAAATAA
- a CDS encoding HAD family hydrolase — translation MRRIAFFDLDGTLCNSHGNVLPTSIEAIRKFRHEGNLAFICTGRSKPEILDNILSIGFDGVIGAGGGFITINNELVFHQTLDKEIVFSMIEYFKENDIGYYIESNDGLFGSDNYVRKIQEEIQKIATREGRSFEELNQQLTWFYELVNQYDSHKIDYSNINKISFINNTVPYEVIKKKFGATCHLYHGTVSLFGPESGEIAVKGVDKERAVMQVLELLKIEKEAAIAFGDGDNDLAMFEAVGYKVAMGNGTEKLKKMADEITDTADNNGIATSFERGNWIK, via the coding sequence ATGAGACGAATTGCTTTTTTTGATCTTGATGGGACACTCTGTAATAGTCATGGAAATGTGTTACCGACAAGTATAGAGGCTATAAGGAAATTTAGACATGAGGGTAACCTTGCTTTTATCTGTACAGGCCGTTCTAAACCGGAAATATTAGATAATATTTTATCTATTGGATTTGATGGCGTCATTGGAGCGGGTGGTGGTTTTATTACTATTAATAATGAGCTTGTTTTTCATCAAACACTGGATAAAGAAATTGTTTTTAGTATGATAGAATATTTTAAAGAAAATGATATTGGTTATTACATTGAATCAAATGATGGCCTCTTTGGAAGTGATAACTATGTTAGAAAAATACAAGAAGAGATCCAAAAAATTGCTACGAGAGAAGGTCGTTCTTTTGAAGAATTAAATCAACAGCTTACGTGGTTTTATGAATTAGTTAATCAATATGATAGCCACAAAATTGACTATAGTAACATAAATAAAATCTCTTTTATTAATAATACAGTGCCTTACGAAGTTATTAAGAAAAAATTTGGAGCTACCTGTCATTTGTATCATGGAACGGTTTCTTTATTTGGTCCAGAAAGTGGTGAGATTGCTGTTAAAGGTGTGGATAAAGAAAGGGCTGTTATGCAGGTGTTAGAATTATTAAAGATAGAAAAAGAAGCAGCTATTGCTTTTGGAGATGGTGATAATGATTTAGCGATGTTTGAAGCTGTAGGTTATAAAGTAGCAATGGGAAATGGAACAGAGAAACTTAAAAAAATGGCTGATGAAATAACAGATACAGCTGATAATAATGGTATTGCAACTAGTTTTGAACGAGGAAATTGGATAAAATAA
- a CDS encoding glycoside hydrolase family 1 protein → MKELQTGFPKGFLWGGATAANQIEGAYNVGGKGMSTSDYAAYKDPYATGKVDNFTFNVTSKELAEYKENEANYLFPKRWGIDFYNRYAEDIALFAEMGFKTFRLSISWARIFPTGLETEPNEEGLAFYDRVFDECAKYGIEPLVTMSHYEMPIALTEKYNGWASRELIPLFDKYARVLFNRYKSKVKYWITFNEMNMNLNSLYTGAGILEDLIDPEKKLEVTYQASHHQFLASALAVKAAREIMPEAQVGCMINQIESYALTTKPEDQLQALKSNQLNMFYPDVQARGEYPTYMARYFADNDIHVVMEDGDAEILKEGKVDYVAISYYMSHVTEAREDASKLAGSFDSPIKNEHLELSQWDWPIDPIGLRISLMKLYDRYELPLFVCENGLGAKDELTEDGKIHDDYRIDYIKKHVEQMKEAIKDGVDLMGYTTWGCIDLISCGTSQMSKRYGFIYVDQDDKGEGSLTRYPKDSFNWYKEVIASNGETL, encoded by the coding sequence ATGAAAGAATTACAAACAGGATTTCCAAAAGGTTTTTTATGGGGTGGTGCTACAGCAGCTAACCAGATAGAAGGAGCTTATAATGTAGGTGGAAAAGGAATGTCTACATCAGATTATGCAGCCTATAAAGACCCTTACGCAACAGGTAAAGTAGATAACTTTACTTTTAATGTAACATCAAAAGAATTAGCAGAATATAAAGAAAATGAGGCTAATTATTTATTCCCAAAACGTTGGGGAATCGACTTTTATAATCGCTATGCAGAAGATATTGCTTTGTTTGCAGAAATGGGCTTTAAAACATTCCGTTTATCTATTTCTTGGGCACGAATTTTCCCGACAGGGTTAGAAACTGAACCAAATGAAGAAGGATTAGCCTTTTATGACCGAGTATTTGATGAGTGTGCTAAATATGGAATTGAACCATTAGTAACGATGTCTCATTATGAAATGCCAATTGCTCTAACAGAAAAATACAATGGTTGGGCAAGTCGTGAATTAATTCCGTTATTTGATAAATATGCTCGTGTTCTATTCAATCGTTATAAATCAAAAGTAAAATATTGGATTACGTTTAACGAGATGAACATGAATTTAAATAGTTTATACACAGGAGCAGGTATTTTAGAAGATTTAATTGACCCTGAAAAAAAATTAGAGGTAACTTACCAAGCGAGTCATCATCAATTTTTAGCTAGTGCATTAGCTGTTAAAGCAGCTCGTGAGATTATGCCAGAAGCTCAAGTTGGATGTATGATTAATCAAATTGAATCATATGCTTTAACAACAAAACCTGAGGATCAACTACAAGCCTTAAAATCAAATCAGTTAAATATGTTTTATCCTGATGTTCAAGCTCGTGGAGAGTATCCAACATATATGGCTCGTTACTTTGCCGATAATGATATTCATGTAGTTATGGAAGATGGGGATGCTGAAATCCTTAAAGAAGGTAAAGTAGATTATGTAGCAATTAGTTACTACATGTCTCACGTAACAGAAGCTCGTGAAGATGCCTCTAAATTAGCAGGATCTTTTGATAGCCCGATTAAAAATGAGCATTTAGAATTATCACAATGGGACTGGCCAATTGATCCAATTGGTTTACGTATTTCATTAATGAAATTATACGATCGTTATGAATTGCCATTATTTGTTTGTGAGAATGGATTAGGTGCTAAAGATGAGTTAACAGAAGATGGAAAAATTCATGATGATTACCGAATTGATTACATCAAAAAACATGTGGAACAAATGAAAGAAGCTATTAAAGATGGAGTTGATTTAATGGGTTACACAACTTGGGGTTGTATTGATTTAATTAGTTGTGGAACTTCTCAAATGTCAAAACGTTATGGTTTCATTTATGTTGATCAAGATGATAAGGGTGAAGGTAGTCTAACTCGTTACCCTAAAGATTCATTTAACTGGTATAAAGAAGTGATTGCTTCAAATGGTGAGACACTTTAA